AGTTGCATCGACCAGCCTTGCGACAGAGTCGCTGGCAGCGATTCGCTGGTCCAGGCGCCGTGACCGGCGTTGTATCGCCACATGGGCCAATCGCCCGCGACTGCCGGGGCGGCTGTGACCGCCAGTGCGCCCAGGACCGCCATCAATGCCGAAAGACGTTTCACCGTGATACTCCGTCCTTAGATTTTCGTGGCTCGTTTCAACCTTCAGTTTAACAGTTTTGCCGTCCAATCCGGCCGGGGAAAAACCTTGCGCCGCCCGGATGCGCGGGTGCCGTGGCGCGCAGGGCCGAAGGCCCGACAGCCACGACTGCCCAGGCCCGTCGTGGCTTTGCCGTGGCGGGAGGGCTTCGCGGCATTTATAGGGGCTATATCTCGCGTCGAGGGGTTTCAATTATGGAGGCGGCAAAATCACCGTCGAACCACCGGACCTTCTGCTATGATGGGGTGATAGCTGCCCCGGGAGAAAAGGATAACTATGTCACTCAGGAACAACGGCTTGCATCGGTGGGTATTCTTGACGGCCGTCTTGGGCTGCGTCGGCGCTGCATGGGCGTGCGACACGCCGGTCTTCCGCTATGCGATGGAGAAATGGCGGCCGGACCCGTATCCGGTCGTGATTTTCCACAAGGGCAAACTGACCGACGCACAGCAGAACGCGGTGCTGTTGCTGCAGAAGCAGTCCGAGGACGACAAGACCAACATTACCGTAGACGTGGTGGACCTCGACGGAAAGGTTCCCGAGGCCGCCCAGAAGCTCTACGACGGTCTGGCCGACAAGGCGCTGCCGAGCCTGGTGGTGATCTATGCGCGAAATTCCGGCGGCAAAGGCGTCCTGCACATCGCCCAACTTTCGATGGAGCAGGCCCAGGCGGTCATGGACTCCCCCGCCCGCCGGGAAGTGGCGCGCCGGCTGATGGCGGGCGATTCGGCGGTGTGGGTCGTGCTGGAGAGCACGGAGAAAGACTCCAACAAAGAGGCCGCCAAGGTCGTCGCCGAGCAGGCCGCCGCCCTGCCTGACTCGGTGGAAGTCTCGCAGCCTCTGGAGAACCTCCCTGCCCAGGATCCTGAAGGCGCCCCCGGCGCCAACCAGTTGCCCTGGCCCAACAAGCTCAAGTTCTCGGTGCTGCACGTCTCGCGAAGCGATCCCAAAGAGGCCCTGTTCGTGAAGATGATGCTCGCCGTCGAGCAGGACCTGGCCGAGGGGCAATACGCCTCCGAACCGGTGGCGATTCCCGTCTTCGGACGCGGACGCGGGCTCTACGCCCTGGTCGGCAAGGGAATCACCCCTGACAACATGAAGAAAGCCGCCGAGTTCCTCGCCGGCGCCTGCGCCTGTGAGATCAAAGACCAGAACCCCGGCGTGGACATGCTCATCACCGCCGACTGGGACAGCGCCGTTGGCCAGCCTCGCTTTGTCGAAATCCAACTGCCTGAGCTGATGCCCCTGGTCCCCGGCCAGGTTAACAGTGCCCAGACCCAGCCGGCGACCCCAAGCACCGCCCCGGCGACGCGTGCGGCCATCCCTGCAACCGCCCCGGCGGCCACGACGCAGGCCGGCGCTGCGACCGCGCGTGCCACCGCCCCCGCGGCCCTTGACGTGCCCACGATTGGACCGGCGCCGGAAAAAGAATCGCCGTCCCCTTCCCGCCACAGCGCACGTACCATCTTGTGGAGCGTGCTGGCGGCCTTGGGCGTGCTGGTGGTCGCCGCGGCTGCGATGTCGTTGATCCTGCGATCCCGCGGCGCCAAACACTGACGGATTCTTCGCCGATGAACCTGACTCGACTACTTCTAAGAGAAGTCGCCCATCGGAAGTTCAACTTCACGATCGGGCTGTTGTCTATCACCGTGGCCGTCGGCTGCGGCGTCGCGGCCGTACTGCTGCTGGCCCAGCAAGACCGCCAGAGCGAGCAGATTCTCCACGCGGGGGCGCAGGCCAACGAAAAGGAATGGTCCGATTCGCAGCGCGTGCTGGCGAAGATGGCCGCCGAGAGCGACGAGGCCTGGAAGAAGTACAAGGACGACGTTCGCAAGGAGTCGCTGAACCTCGGGTTCAACCTGCTGATCATCCCGCAGGGGACGGACTATTCCTCGCCGGAGAGCCAGGCTCAGACCCTTCCGGAAACCTACGCCGAAAAACTCGCCGGCAGCAATATGGTCCAGATCAACCACGTCCTGCCGTTCCTGCAGCAGAAATTCTGGTGGCCCGAACGGAAACGCTGGATCACCCTGGTGGGCACCACCGGCGAAGTTTACATCCAGGACCCCAAGCGCCAGAAACCGATGCTGCAGAAAGTCGCCGGCGGGCGGGCGATGCTCGGCTACGCCATCCACCAGAGTCTTGAACTCAAGCCCGGGCAAAGCATCGAGATCGCCGCTCGCAAGTTCGACATCGAGACCTGCATCGGCCGCAAGAACTTCGCCGACGATGAGAAGATTTACGTCCCGCTGCGAACGGCCCAGGAACTGCTGAACAAGCCCGGTCGCATCAGCGGGCTGATGGCCATCGACTGCGACTGCGACGACCAGGGCCTGCTGCTCATTCGCGAGAACGTGGCCAAGCTGCTGCCCGGGACGCGCGTCGTCGAGCAATACACCCAGCACATCGCCCGCGCCACCAACCGCGCCATGGTCGCCCGGAACGCGGTGGCCGCCTTCGAACGCGAGAAGAAGGTCCGCATGGACATGCGCGACCGCGCGGCGGCGGCGCTGGAGAACGAAAAGCAGACCCGGGCCGACCTGCGCGACAAACGCCTGGCCCTGGCGGCGGTGCTGATCCCGCTGGTGGTGGCCGTCTCGGGCGTCTGGATGGGTCTGATGCTCTGGGACAACGTTCGCCGCCGGCGGTCCGAGATCGGCATCCTTGGGGCGCTGGGCGTGGGACGCAGCAGGATCATGGTGCTGTTCCTGGGCAAGGCGCTGCTGATGGGCCTGCTCGGGTCGCTCGTGGGATACGCCGCCGGCCTGGCCGTCGCTGCCGCCAGCGGACCGCTGGCCACCAGCGCCGCGACTCTGGCTGCGATGCTCGGCGCCGCCGTCGGGGCGGCGATGGTGCTGGCCTTGGTGGCCAGTTTCGTGCCCGCCCAACTGGCCGCGGCGACCGATCCGGCGACGGTCATCCAGGAGGAGAGCCTGTAATGCTTGAAGCCACAGGCCTCAAAAAAACCTTCAGCCGCCCCGGCAAGGTGGTCGTCGCCCTCGACGACGTGACGCTCAACGTCTCGGCCGGCGAGTTCGCCGTGGTCCGCGGGCCCAGCGGCAGCGGCAAGACCACGCTGCTGCTGACCCTGGGCGGGCTGCTGGCCCCGGACAGTGGGCGCATCAACATCGCCGGCGGAAACCCCTACGATCTCTCGCCCGAGTCGCGCGCCGCCTTCCGCGCCAAGACCGTCGGGTTCGTCTTCCAGCAGTTCCACCTCGTGCCCTACCTGTCCGTGCGCGACAACGTGCTCTGCCCCGCTTTGGCTGTCCCCGCCGACGGTCTCGACGCCCGGGCCGACGAGCTCATCGCCCGATTCAACCTCGCCCCGCGCCGCACCCACCTGCCCTGTGAGCTCTCCACCGGCGAGAAGCAGCGCGTGGCCCTGGCTCGGGCGCTGCTCAACAGCCCCAAGCTGCTGCTGGCCGACGAGCCCACCGGAAATCTCGACGAAGCCAACGAGCGGGTCGTGCTGGAAACCTTCAAGGCTTTCACTGCCTCCGGCGGGGCCGTTCTCATGGTCACCCACTCGCGCCACTGGGAAACCCACGCCAACCGCGCGCTGTACCTTGAGGCTGGACGATTGGCCTGATAGCGTCGGGAAAAGTCGCGGCGGAGGCACTAAATGAAGAAGTAATTCGTTTTCTGGAATTACTTCTTCATTGGGGGCCGATTACCCTTGCCCAGCGCAATTATTCATCAAAGCCAGACAACGGCTTTGATAAATACTTGGTGCCTCCGCCGCGACTTTTCCCTGTGGCTGAGGCATCGGCGGCCTGATAGATTTTCCCCGTTGACAACGCCGCCCCCGCGGGGCATAATGCTGTGCTTTCCGTGACACAGGAGATTCGTCGTGTACGCGATTATTGAAGATAGCGGGCAACAGTTTAAGGTTTCCGAAGGCGACGTCGTCAACGTGGACGTGCGCGAGTTGGCCGAGGGCGTCGAAGCCGTCCAGTTCGACCGCGTCCTGCTGGTCAGCAAAGACGACCAGGTCCAGGTCGGAACGCCGCTGGTCAAAGGCGCCTCGGTCCAGGCCGAGGTCGTCAACGAACAGGCCAAGGGCCCCAAGGTCTTCGCCTGCTACCTGCGCCGCCGCAAGGCCTCCAAACGCCGCGTCGGTCACCGCCAGAAGTACCTGCAGGTCCGCATCACAAAAATCGTTGCCTAGCTCGAATAGACAAATTCGAAATCCGATCAATAAACAAGCAACAAAAGAAGCCCCGCCACGGCGGGGCTTTTTGTTTCCTCTGCCCCTTGTTTCTTGTTCCTTCGTCTCTTGTCTTCTTGTTCCGAATTTCGCATTTGTTGTTTCGGATTTCTCGTTTCCGGTTTCCGCCCCTCCTCCTGTCTAGAATGCCTATAGATGTTTTGATGACCAAGGGGCAATTATGGATACGTTGCGCGGCACGAACGACAAACCGACCATCGCATTCCTGAGCGACTACATCCCCCGTCAGTGCGGCATCGCGACGTTTACCGCCAACCTTTGCGAAGCCGTCGCCGAGTTGTGCCCGCCCGGATCGGATGTCTTCACCGTCGCCATCAGCGACAAGCCCGAAGGGTATCCCTATCCTCAGCGCGTGCGATTCGAGGTGCGCGAGACCGTGTTGTCCGACTACCGCCTGGCGGCCGAGTATCTTAACATCAACCAGCCCTCGGTCGTCTGCGTGCAGCACGAATACGGTATCTACGGAGGAACGTGCGGCGCGCACGTGCTGGCCACGCTCAAGCGCATCCGCCGGCCGCTGGTGGCCACCCTGCACACCGTTCTCAAGACCCCCACCGACCAGCAGCACCTGGTGCTGCAGGAGTTGTCGCGCTTGTGCGAGCGGCTGGTGGTGATGAGCGACATCGCCCACGAAATTCTGCACGACGTGTACGGGGTTCCCGAGAGCAAGATCGTGACGATCCCTCACGGCATTCCGGACGTGCCGTTCATCGATCCCAACTACTACAAGGACCAGTTCGGCGTCGAGGGGCGCCGCGTGATCCTGACGTTCGGCCTGCTCTCGCCGGGCAAGGGCATCGAGTACGTCATCGACGCCCTGCCCGAGGTCGTGGCCAACCACCCCGACGCGATCTACATCATCCTGGGCGCCACGCACCCGCACGTCAAACGCGAGAGCGGCGAGGAGTATCGCAATGCCCTGGCCCGCCGCGCCCACGAGCTGGGCGTCGACGACAATGTCATGTTCCAGAACCGCTTTGTCGACCTCGAAGAGCTCTGCGAGTTCCTCGGGGTGGCCGACCTGTACGTCACCCCCTATCTCAGCGAGGCCCAGATCACCTCGGGCACGCTGGCGTACGCCCTGGGCGCGGGCAAGGCCACCATCTCAACCCCCTACTGGTACGCCACGGAACTGCTGGCCGATGAACGCGGCAGGCTGGTGCCCTTCCGCGACAGCCACGCCATCGCCGAGCAGATCAACGACCTGCTCGACAACGAGACCGCCCGCCACGCCATCCGCAAACGCGCGTACACCTATTGCCGCAAGATGGTCTGGAAGCGCGTTGCCCAGGACTATCTCGACCTGTTCGCCCAGGCCCAGGAGTCGTGGATCCAGCGCTCGCAGGCGGCGGTGGTGTTCGCCGACCGCGCCGCGGCCGACGGGCAGGTGCGCAGCGACGACCTGCCCGAGCCGGACCTGCGCCACCTCCAGGCAATGACCGACGACACGGGCCTGCTTCAGCACGCCACGTATTCCACCCCCAATCGCACGGAGGGCTACTGCACCGACGACAACGCCCGCGCGCTGATCGTGACGCTGCAGCACTGGAGCCTGTTCCACAACGCCACCATCCTGCCGCTGATGCAGCGGTACCTGGCGTTCCTGACCCACGCCATGAACGAAGAGAGCGGGCGGTTCCGGAACTTCATGACCTACGACCGCCGCTTTACCGAAGAGATCGGCTCCGACGACTCACACGCGCGGGCTCTGTGGGCGCTGGGCGAGGCGGTGGCCCTGGCGCCGCACCAGTCCACCATCGCCCTGGCCACGCGGCTGTTCACGCAGGCGATGCGCCCCATCGAGGACATCCAGTCGCCGCGGGCGTGGGCGTACGCCATCGTGGGAATCCAGGAGTATCTGCGGCGATTCGGCGGCGACAGCGAGGCGCGGCGCATCCGCGCGCACCTGGCCGAACGCCTGACCAACCAGTTCCTGGCCAACATGTCCGACGACTGGCCCTGGTGCGAGGAGATGCTCACCTATTCCAACGCCAAGCTGCCCCACGCGCTGCTGATGGCCGGCAAGTGGATCCCGCGCGGCGACATGATCGACCTGGGCAAGCGGGTCCTGGCCTGGCTGCTGGAGGTGCAGACCAGCCCGCAGGGGTTCCTCTCGCTGGTGGGCACCAGCGGATGGCACCATCGCAACGGTCCGCGGGCGCAGTTCGACCAGCAACCCGTCGAGGCCTGCGCCCTCGTCGATGCCTGCATCGAGGCGTACCATATCACCAGGGACCCGTTCTGGACGGAGCAGGCCCGCAAAGCGTTCAACTGGTTCCTCGGCGACAACGACCTGCGCCGACCCCTGTATGACTTCACCACCGGCGGATGCCGCGACGGGCTGCACCCCGATCGCGTCAATGAAAACCAGGGCGCCGAGAGCACGCTGGCCTGGCTGCTCAGTCTGCTGTCCATGCACGAACTGCAGATGGAACTGACCATCGGACAGCTTCCGCCGGAAAAGAACCTCGAGCGTCCGCTATCGCGCCCGATCAAGCCGACGGCGGCTATCGTCGCGGCGCAACAGAGGTAACATGCCCCAACCGATTGTCATGATCAGCAGTTACCCGCCGAGGCTTTGCGGGATCGGCACCTTTGCCGAGGAAGCCCGGGCGGCCATCCAGAAGCACAACCCCGGGCGCGAGGTGCTGGTCATCAGCCACACCGACGGCGCGGGCGAGGGCGTCATTCCGATCATCGACCTGACGCGCCGCAACTGGTGGAAGAGCGTCGCCGAGCAGGTGCATAAGCTGCGCCCCTACGCCGTGCATGTCGAGCACGAGTACGGCATTTACGAATACCTCGACGAGCGAGGGCATGGCGACGGCAACGAGGGGCTGCTGGACCTGCTCGACGCCATGGCCGACCTGCCCACGGTCATCGAGCCCCACACCGTGCATGGACGCATGACGGAGTTCGAGAGCGACTTCATCTTCAAGATGTGCCATCGCGTCAACGTGGTGCTCTTCAAGTGCCACTACCAGAAATGGCGGCTGGACTGGAACTTCACCGGTCACGGTTGGCCGACGCCGCTGAACATCATGGTCGTGCCGCATGGGGCCATGCCGGGCATGGCCAGCACGCTCGACCAGGTCGTGCAGATGCGCGCCGAGCTGGGGCTGGACAAGGTGGGCCTGGGCCCGCACCTGGTGGGGCTGATCGGGTGGATCCAGTCCAACAAGCGATGGGACATCCTGACCAGCATGTGGGAGGAGATCGCCGAGATCGTCCGCCAGCGAACGGGAGAAGACTGGGACCTGCTGGCCGCCGGAACCATGCGCGACCCGCACCACAAGCTCGACTACGAGCGGTACAAGAACCAGGTGCAACTGCTGGAGAAGAAGGGCCTGGCCCACTACTACGAGTTCGTCCCGCGCGGCGAGGTGTACTACAAGATGATGGCCGTGTGCGATTTCATCGTCCTGCCCAGCACCGACGAGACGCAGTCGGGAACGCTGGCTCGCATTATCTCGCTCAACAAACCGTACATCACCACCGCCCCGATGGAAGGCCTCACCGCCCAGACCCTCGAAAGCGGCGGCGGACTGCTGTTCACCACCAAGGACATGCTCAAGCAGCACGTCATCGAGATGTGCTGCAACGAACAGATGCGCATGCGCCTGGGCAC
This Planctomycetaceae bacterium DNA region includes the following protein-coding sequences:
- the rplU gene encoding 50S ribosomal protein L21 codes for the protein MYAIIEDSGQQFKVSEGDVVNVDVRELAEGVEAVQFDRVLLVSKDDQVQVGTPLVKGASVQAEVVNEQAKGPKVFACYLRRRKASKRRVGHRQKYLQVRITKIVA
- a CDS encoding glycosyltransferase, with the protein product MPQPIVMISSYPPRLCGIGTFAEEARAAIQKHNPGREVLVISHTDGAGEGVIPIIDLTRRNWWKSVAEQVHKLRPYAVHVEHEYGIYEYLDERGHGDGNEGLLDLLDAMADLPTVIEPHTVHGRMTEFESDFIFKMCHRVNVVLFKCHYQKWRLDWNFTGHGWPTPLNIMVVPHGAMPGMASTLDQVVQMRAELGLDKVGLGPHLVGLIGWIQSNKRWDILTSMWEEIAEIVRQRTGEDWDLLAAGTMRDPHHKLDYERYKNQVQLLEKKGLAHYYEFVPRGEVYYKMMAVCDFIVLPSTDETQSGTLARIISLNKPYITTAPMEGLTAQTLESGGGLLFTTKDMLKQHVIEMCCNEQMRMRLGTKLKEYLDTVVSWDVVAEQYNQAYQLARASQKSGKGVVLPLEF
- a CDS encoding ABC transporter ATP-binding protein; its protein translation is MLEATGLKKTFSRPGKVVVALDDVTLNVSAGEFAVVRGPSGSGKTTLLLTLGGLLAPDSGRINIAGGNPYDLSPESRAAFRAKTVGFVFQQFHLVPYLSVRDNVLCPALAVPADGLDARADELIARFNLAPRRTHLPCELSTGEKQRVALARALLNSPKLLLADEPTGNLDEANERVVLETFKAFTASGGAVLMVTHSRHWETHANRALYLEAGRLA
- a CDS encoding FtsX-like permease family protein, which produces MNLTRLLLREVAHRKFNFTIGLLSITVAVGCGVAAVLLLAQQDRQSEQILHAGAQANEKEWSDSQRVLAKMAAESDEAWKKYKDDVRKESLNLGFNLLIIPQGTDYSSPESQAQTLPETYAEKLAGSNMVQINHVLPFLQQKFWWPERKRWITLVGTTGEVYIQDPKRQKPMLQKVAGGRAMLGYAIHQSLELKPGQSIEIAARKFDIETCIGRKNFADDEKIYVPLRTAQELLNKPGRISGLMAIDCDCDDQGLLLIRENVAKLLPGTRVVEQYTQHIARATNRAMVARNAVAAFEREKKVRMDMRDRAAAALENEKQTRADLRDKRLALAAVLIPLVVAVSGVWMGLMLWDNVRRRRSEIGILGALGVGRSRIMVLFLGKALLMGLLGSLVGYAAGLAVAAASGPLATSAATLAAMLGAAVGAAMVLALVASFVPAQLAAATDPATVIQEESL
- a CDS encoding glycosyltransferase family 4 protein, producing MDTLRGTNDKPTIAFLSDYIPRQCGIATFTANLCEAVAELCPPGSDVFTVAISDKPEGYPYPQRVRFEVRETVLSDYRLAAEYLNINQPSVVCVQHEYGIYGGTCGAHVLATLKRIRRPLVATLHTVLKTPTDQQHLVLQELSRLCERLVVMSDIAHEILHDVYGVPESKIVTIPHGIPDVPFIDPNYYKDQFGVEGRRVILTFGLLSPGKGIEYVIDALPEVVANHPDAIYIILGATHPHVKRESGEEYRNALARRAHELGVDDNVMFQNRFVDLEELCEFLGVADLYVTPYLSEAQITSGTLAYALGAGKATISTPYWYATELLADERGRLVPFRDSHAIAEQINDLLDNETARHAIRKRAYTYCRKMVWKRVAQDYLDLFAQAQESWIQRSQAAVVFADRAAADGQVRSDDLPEPDLRHLQAMTDDTGLLQHATYSTPNRTEGYCTDDNARALIVTLQHWSLFHNATILPLMQRYLAFLTHAMNEESGRFRNFMTYDRRFTEEIGSDDSHARALWALGEAVALAPHQSTIALATRLFTQAMRPIEDIQSPRAWAYAIVGIQEYLRRFGGDSEARRIRAHLAERLTNQFLANMSDDWPWCEEMLTYSNAKLPHALLMAGKWIPRGDMIDLGKRVLAWLLEVQTSPQGFLSLVGTSGWHHRNGPRAQFDQQPVEACALVDACIEAYHITRDPFWTEQARKAFNWFLGDNDLRRPLYDFTTGGCRDGLHPDRVNENQGAESTLAWLLSLLSMHELQMELTIGQLPPEKNLERPLSRPIKPTAAIVAAQQR